A genome region from Cyprinus carpio isolate SPL01 chromosome B23, ASM1834038v1, whole genome shotgun sequence includes the following:
- the vdra gene encoding vitamin D3 receptor A isoform X1, giving the protein MVTETSPINSVMDPMAVSTSATGQDEFDRNAPRICGVCGDKATGFHFNAMTCEGCKGFFRRSMKRKASFTCPFNGNCTITKDNRRHCQACRLKRCVDIGMMKEFILTDEEVQRKKDLILKRKEEEAAREARKPRLSEEQMQIINTLVEAHHKTYDDSYSDFVRFRPPVREGPVTRSASRAASLHSLSDASSDSFNHSPESVDTKLNFSNLLMMYQDSGGSPDSSEEDNSRLSMLPHLADLVSYSIQKVIGFAKMIPGFRDLTAEDQIALLKSSAIEIIMLRSNQSFSLEDMSWSCGGPDFKYCVNDVTKAGHTLELLEPLVKFQVGLKKLNMTEEEHVLLMAICLLSPDRPGVQDHARIEALQDRLCDVLQAYIRIHHPGGRLLYAKMIQKLADLRSLNEEHSKQYRSLSFQPEHSMQLTPLVLEVFGSEVS; this is encoded by the exons TGATGGACCCCATGGCCGTGAGCACGTCTGCGACGGGTCAGGATGAGTTTGACCGCAACGCGCCGCGGATCTGTGGAGTGTGTGGAGACAAGGCCACCGGCTTCCACTTCAATGCCATGACCTGCGAGGGCTGCAAGGGCTTCTTCAG acgcaGTATGAAGCGCAAGGCGAGCTTCACCTGCCCGTTTAATGGGAACTGCACCATCACCAAAGACAACCGTCGTCACTGCCAGGCCTGCCGTCTGAAGCGCTGCGTCGACATCGGCATGATGAAGGAAT TCATTCTGACAGACGAGGAGGTGCAGAGGAAGAAGGATCTGATCCTgaagaggaaggaggaggaggcGGCGCGGGAGGCGCGGAAACCTCGTCTGAGTGAGGAGCAGATGCAGATCATCAACACGCTGGTGGAGGCGCATCACAAGACCTACGACGACTCCTACTCCGACTTCGTCCGGTTCAGG CCTCCGGTCCGTGAGGGTCCAGTCACCCGCAGCGCAAGCCGAGCCGCGTCTCTTCACTCGCTGTCCGACGCCTCGTCAGATTCATTCAACCATTCaccag AGTCTGTGGACACTAAGCTGAACTTCAGTAATCTGCTGATGATGTATCAGGACAGCGGCGGCAGTCCAGACTCCAGTGAGGAGGACAACTCACGCCTGTCCATGTTACCGCACCTCGCCGACCTCGTCAGCTACAGCATCCAGAAAGTCATCGGATTCGCCAAGATGATCCCTGGATTCAG GGACCTGACGGCTGAAGATCAGATCGCTCTGCTCAAGTCCAGCGCTATCGAGATTATCATGCTGCGCTCCAATCAGTCGTTCAGTCTGGAGGATATGAGCTGGAGCTGCGGAGGACCAGACTTCAAATACTGCGTCAATGACGTCACCaagg cgggTCACACTCTGGAGCTGCTGGAGCCACTGGTGAAGTTTCAAGTGGGTCTGAAGAAGCTGAACATGACTGAAGAGGAACACGTGCTGCTGATGGCCATCTGTCTGCTGtctccag ATCGGCCCGGCGTTCAGGACCACGCTCGGATCGAGGCGCTGCAGGATCGTCTGTGTGACGTCCTGCAGGCGTACATCCGGATCCATCACCCCGGCGGCCGTCTGCTGTACGCCAAGATGATCCAGAAGCTGGCGGACCTGCGCAGCCTGAACGAGGAGCACTCCAAGCAGTACCGCTCGCTGTCCTTCCAGCCCGAGCACAGCATGCAGCTCACGCCGCTGGTGCTGGAGGTGTTCGGCAGCGAGGTGTCCTAG
- the vdra gene encoding vitamin D3 receptor A isoform X2, translating into MDPMAVSTSATGQDEFDRNAPRICGVCGDKATGFHFNAMTCEGCKGFFRRSMKRKASFTCPFNGNCTITKDNRRHCQACRLKRCVDIGMMKEFILTDEEVQRKKDLILKRKEEEAAREARKPRLSEEQMQIINTLVEAHHKTYDDSYSDFVRFRPPVREGPVTRSASRAASLHSLSDASSDSFNHSPESVDTKLNFSNLLMMYQDSGGSPDSSEEDNSRLSMLPHLADLVSYSIQKVIGFAKMIPGFRDLTAEDQIALLKSSAIEIIMLRSNQSFSLEDMSWSCGGPDFKYCVNDVTKAGHTLELLEPLVKFQVGLKKLNMTEEEHVLLMAICLLSPDRPGVQDHARIEALQDRLCDVLQAYIRIHHPGGRLLYAKMIQKLADLRSLNEEHSKQYRSLSFQPEHSMQLTPLVLEVFGSEVS; encoded by the exons ATGGACCCCATGGCCGTGAGCACGTCTGCGACGGGTCAGGATGAGTTTGACCGCAACGCGCCGCGGATCTGTGGAGTGTGTGGAGACAAGGCCACCGGCTTCCACTTCAATGCCATGACCTGCGAGGGCTGCAAGGGCTTCTTCAG acgcaGTATGAAGCGCAAGGCGAGCTTCACCTGCCCGTTTAATGGGAACTGCACCATCACCAAAGACAACCGTCGTCACTGCCAGGCCTGCCGTCTGAAGCGCTGCGTCGACATCGGCATGATGAAGGAAT TCATTCTGACAGACGAGGAGGTGCAGAGGAAGAAGGATCTGATCCTgaagaggaaggaggaggaggcGGCGCGGGAGGCGCGGAAACCTCGTCTGAGTGAGGAGCAGATGCAGATCATCAACACGCTGGTGGAGGCGCATCACAAGACCTACGACGACTCCTACTCCGACTTCGTCCGGTTCAGG CCTCCGGTCCGTGAGGGTCCAGTCACCCGCAGCGCAAGCCGAGCCGCGTCTCTTCACTCGCTGTCCGACGCCTCGTCAGATTCATTCAACCATTCaccag AGTCTGTGGACACTAAGCTGAACTTCAGTAATCTGCTGATGATGTATCAGGACAGCGGCGGCAGTCCAGACTCCAGTGAGGAGGACAACTCACGCCTGTCCATGTTACCGCACCTCGCCGACCTCGTCAGCTACAGCATCCAGAAAGTCATCGGATTCGCCAAGATGATCCCTGGATTCAG GGACCTGACGGCTGAAGATCAGATCGCTCTGCTCAAGTCCAGCGCTATCGAGATTATCATGCTGCGCTCCAATCAGTCGTTCAGTCTGGAGGATATGAGCTGGAGCTGCGGAGGACCAGACTTCAAATACTGCGTCAATGACGTCACCaagg cgggTCACACTCTGGAGCTGCTGGAGCCACTGGTGAAGTTTCAAGTGGGTCTGAAGAAGCTGAACATGACTGAAGAGGAACACGTGCTGCTGATGGCCATCTGTCTGCTGtctccag ATCGGCCCGGCGTTCAGGACCACGCTCGGATCGAGGCGCTGCAGGATCGTCTGTGTGACGTCCTGCAGGCGTACATCCGGATCCATCACCCCGGCGGCCGTCTGCTGTACGCCAAGATGATCCAGAAGCTGGCGGACCTGCGCAGCCTGAACGAGGAGCACTCCAAGCAGTACCGCTCGCTGTCCTTCCAGCCCGAGCACAGCATGCAGCTCACGCCGCTGGTGCTGGAGGTGTTCGGCAGCGAGGTGTCCTAG